From bacterium, a single genomic window includes:
- a CDS encoding TlpA disulfide reductase family protein has protein sequence MKNKKLIVMIFLLLFVAPNATFCFPGVSEAQTSAMKIKVGQKAPDFTLKTLGGEEVTLSDYFGKKVVMLEFWATWCNICVAEIPNIVKNYEKFKDQGFEILAITLQSGDDEEIGKVIEEMGIKYPVLIDERLKVATKIYGLAGPIPLKVIIGADGIVKYSHVGDYPPGEDEIPFVVEDLIQDIPK, from the coding sequence ATGAAGAACAAGAAGCTGATCGTCATGATCTTCCTGCTGCTGTTTGTGGCTCCCAACGCGACCTTTTGTTTTCCCGGCGTATCGGAGGCCCAGACGTCTGCCATGAAGATCAAGGTCGGGCAAAAGGCCCCTGACTTTACCCTCAAGACGCTGGGTGGGGAAGAGGTCACACTTTCCGACTATTTTGGAAAAAAGGTGGTCATGCTGGAGTTCTGGGCGACGTGGTGCAACATCTGCGTGGCCGAGATCCCTAACATAGTGAAGAACTATGAGAAGTTCAAAGATCAAGGCTTCGAGATCCTGGCTATTACCCTGCAGTCGGGTGACGATGAGGAGATCGGCAAAGTAATAGAGGAGATGGGGATAAAGTACCCTGTCCTTATAGATGAGAGGCTCAAGGTCGCAACAAAAATTTATGGCCTGGCGGGGCCCATTCCTCTGAAGGTGATCATCGGCGCCGATGGGATCGTCAAGTACAGCCATGTGGGCGACTACCCTCCCGGGGAGGATGAAATACCTTTCGTTGTGGAGGACCTGATCCAGGATATCCCGAAATGA
- a CDS encoding cytochrome c3 family protein, translating into MKLIFVLLSCSAFSLLLLPPSALSQGAEGFVGSWECQECHEEVYQQWSRTPHARMLRNALKDPDAIEATDFGPGIPFEKNDIYFTIGSHWIQKYMTLLGGQFYVLPKYWNIAEERWEPYSIWNWNEQPYPLYCNGCHAVGFDMDTRSYREESIGCEACHGPGEEHVDSDGDPEKIVNPRNLDKKLRDMICEACHTDGKDKKTQTFPFPVGYIPGEDIDDYFTEFFMPKPKSKGWYWGTMDYNERHRMFMFWANKFYATDRACEVCGFDRGITVTETRTMSRSEYCGTCHRDISRGYEDHAFHSQEQAGCNDCHVPTVVDGGQQYSIHDHKFDFSRPPIPCVECHGESMEGREMPAETHDFHFEPVKIQENLSTEQACALCHKDKDKTWIQAEVARIQKQGLGARGKGSKEAEKEDEERIVPLIR; encoded by the coding sequence ATGAAACTGATATTTGTTCTACTGTCATGTTCCGCTTTCAGTTTACTCCTTCTCCCACCCTCAGCCCTCAGCCAGGGCGCGGAGGGGTTCGTGGGTTCCTGGGAATGCCAGGAGTGCCACGAGGAAGTTTACCAGCAGTGGAGCCGAACTCCCCACGCCAGGATGCTCAGAAATGCCCTCAAGGACCCGGATGCCATAGAAGCCACCGATTTTGGTCCCGGCATCCCCTTCGAGAAAAACGACATCTATTTCACCATCGGCAGTCATTGGATCCAGAAGTACATGACCCTTCTTGGAGGGCAGTTTTACGTTCTGCCCAAGTACTGGAACATCGCGGAAGAACGGTGGGAACCCTATTCCATCTGGAACTGGAACGAACAGCCTTACCCCCTCTACTGCAACGGCTGCCACGCAGTGGGGTTTGATATGGATACCAGGTCCTACAGGGAGGAGTCCATCGGGTGCGAGGCCTGCCACGGTCCGGGTGAGGAGCACGTGGACAGCGATGGCGATCCTGAAAAGATCGTCAACCCCAGGAACCTTGATAAAAAACTTAGAGATATGATCTGCGAGGCCTGTCATACCGACGGCAAGGACAAGAAGACACAGACCTTTCCCTTCCCGGTGGGGTATATCCCCGGTGAAGATATCGACGACTACTTTACCGAATTCTTCATGCCCAAACCCAAATCCAAGGGGTGGTACTGGGGAACCATGGATTATAACGAGCGACACAGGATGTTCATGTTCTGGGCCAACAAGTTCTACGCCACAGACCGGGCCTGTGAAGTGTGCGGTTTCGACCGCGGCATCACCGTTACCGAGACCAGGACCATGAGCCGCAGCGAATATTGCGGGACCTGTCACCGGGATATTTCCCGCGGTTACGAGGACCACGCCTTTCACAGCCAGGAACAGGCGGGGTGTAACGATTGCCACGTTCCCACTGTGGTGGATGGCGGGCAGCAATACAGTATCCACGACCATAAATTCGACTTCAGCCGGCCTCCCATCCCGTGTGTTGAGTGCCATGGGGAATCCATGGAAGGCCGCGAGATGCCTGCCGAAACCCACGATTTTCACTTCGAACCAGTGAAGATCCAGGAGAACCTGTCCACTGAGCAGGCCTGTGCCCTGTGCCATAAAGACAAGGATAAGACGTGGATCCAGGCCGAAGTAGCCCGTATTCAGAAGCAGGGGTTGGGGGCCAGAGGTAAAGGATCCAAAGAGGCCGAGAAGGAAGATGAGGAGCGGATCGTTCCCCTTATCAGGTAG